A genomic window from Bradyrhizobium lupini includes:
- a CDS encoding AI-2E family transporter, with product MRVLPSERMTPGNGEGTPLPESHGELPPVIRRTELVAFSLAGLLLIAIVAVLYVGKAFFLPVVMAFVTGTMLSPAATFLEYRKVPRGLAAVLIVFAVTAVVGFIVALIASPAMEWSSRLPELGAQLKDKVHVFDRPLALWRELQTMLGGSEGLPSFQMPKFEWVQPTIEFLSPTFTEFLLFFVTLILFIASWRDLRRAMIMTFSDHDARLRTLRILNEIEVHLGNYLLTVTLINVGVGVAAGIVCALTGMPNPAGLGALAATLNFIPIIGPVAMFAILVVVGLVTFPTVSGGLMAALAFGGITFLEGHFVTPTIIGRRLALNALAVLLALAFWTWLWGPMGAFLSSPLLIVALILKEHLLPEDSPQLPQD from the coding sequence GTGCGCGTCCTTCCCAGTGAACGTATGACTCCCGGCAATGGCGAAGGCACTCCGCTTCCCGAGAGCCACGGCGAACTCCCGCCGGTGATCCGCCGCACCGAACTCGTCGCCTTCTCGCTCGCCGGACTGCTCCTCATCGCAATCGTCGCGGTGCTCTATGTCGGAAAGGCGTTCTTTTTGCCTGTCGTGATGGCGTTCGTCACCGGCACGATGCTCTCGCCGGCAGCGACCTTTCTGGAGTACCGGAAAGTGCCGCGCGGGCTTGCCGCCGTCTTGATCGTGTTCGCGGTGACCGCCGTGGTCGGCTTCATCGTCGCGCTGATCGCCTCGCCGGCGATGGAATGGAGCTCGCGCCTGCCCGAACTCGGCGCGCAGTTGAAAGACAAGGTCCACGTGTTCGACCGGCCGCTGGCGCTGTGGCGAGAGCTGCAGACGATGCTCGGCGGCTCGGAGGGATTGCCAAGCTTCCAGATGCCGAAATTCGAGTGGGTGCAGCCAACGATTGAATTCCTGTCACCGACCTTTACCGAATTCCTGCTGTTCTTCGTCACCCTGATCCTGTTCATCGCCAGCTGGCGCGACCTGCGACGGGCAATGATCATGACCTTCAGCGATCACGACGCACGGCTGCGCACGCTTCGCATCCTCAACGAGATCGAGGTCCATCTCGGCAACTACCTTTTGACTGTGACCCTGATCAACGTCGGCGTCGGCGTCGCCGCCGGAATCGTCTGCGCCCTCACCGGAATGCCCAATCCGGCTGGCCTCGGCGCGCTGGCGGCCACCCTCAATTTCATTCCGATCATCGGACCGGTGGCCATGTTCGCCATTCTGGTCGTGGTGGGGCTGGTCACCTTCCCGACCGTCAGCGGCGGCCTGATGGCGGCGCTCGCCTTTGGCGGCATCACCTTCCTGGAGGGACATTTCGTCACGCCGACCATCATCGGCCGGCGGCTGGCGCTCAATGCGCTCGCGGTGCTGCTGGCGCTGGCGTTCTGGACCTGGCTGTGGGGCCCGATGGGCGCGTTCCTGTCGTCGCCGCTGCTGATCGTCGCCCTGATCCTGAAGGAGCATCTGTTGCCTGAGGATTCGCCGCAGCTCCCGCAGGACTGA
- a CDS encoding YqjD family protein, translating to MSTTNAEAGMRDWTDKATRERLEKDVAAVKSDIAALTDQITDALNTFANSSSKQARRGYSQARENVDSAIDDMSERGSAMMGAAQEAYGSIEETLEDAITQRPLATVGLALGIGFLIGAVWRR from the coding sequence ATGTCCACCACCAATGCCGAAGCCGGGATGAGAGACTGGACCGACAAAGCCACCAGAGAACGCCTCGAGAAGGATGTAGCAGCCGTGAAAAGCGATATCGCCGCCCTCACTGATCAGATCACCGACGCGCTCAATACTTTTGCCAACTCCTCCAGCAAGCAAGCCCGCCGCGGCTATAGCCAAGCGCGCGAAAACGTGGATTCCGCGATCGACGACATGTCGGAACGCGGCAGCGCGATGATGGGCGCGGCACAGGAGGCCTACGGCTCGATCGAGGAGACGCTGGAGGACGCGATCACGCAGCGGCCGCTCGCGACCGTCGGGCTTGCGCTCGGCATCGGCTTCCTGATCGGCGCGGTCTGGCGTCGCTGA
- a CDS encoding OpgC domain-containing protein, translating into MKPSVQANLAAFQHDPRLYLTLGIANWSVFVDHIPNNVVNLLTLRNFGFSGAADLFVFVAGYGMAIIHGKIALERGYVVAATRIFQRMWRLYAAYVVLFVIYIDAIAYVASQSMAPEIINEYNISGIIEHPLRILIRGLVLQEEPLNLDLLQLMIPLMALLPLALWGLLRRPNLTLAASVALYVAARWFGWNFRVYPDQEWTFNPFCWQMLMVLGGWFAVTGTSGRALHGLSWLRVLAGAYLVFAMAITLMRHSPTLAAYLPDIVLNTITPTDKEDLAPYCVVHFLALAFLATYFVPADHPGLRLKPLQAVIRCGEEWLAVFCVGVFLSFAGHLILITGANLVVMQIAVSLAGFAAMAAVAYYIAWSKRQDLPAALRQQA; encoded by the coding sequence ATGAAACCGTCCGTCCAGGCGAACCTCGCCGCATTTCAACACGACCCCCGGCTCTATTTGACGCTCGGTATCGCCAACTGGTCGGTTTTCGTCGACCACATCCCGAACAACGTCGTCAATTTGCTGACGCTGCGCAATTTCGGCTTCAGCGGCGCCGCAGACTTGTTCGTGTTCGTGGCCGGCTATGGCATGGCCATCATTCACGGCAAGATCGCCCTGGAGCGCGGCTACGTCGTCGCGGCGACGCGCATCTTCCAGCGCATGTGGCGGCTCTACGCCGCCTATGTCGTCCTGTTCGTGATCTACATCGACGCCATCGCCTATGTCGCCTCGCAATCGATGGCGCCCGAGATCATCAACGAATACAACATCTCGGGCATCATCGAGCATCCGCTGCGGATCCTGATACGCGGACTGGTGCTTCAGGAAGAGCCGCTGAACCTCGATCTTCTTCAGCTGATGATCCCGCTGATGGCCCTCCTTCCACTCGCGCTGTGGGGGCTGTTGCGGCGTCCGAACCTGACGCTGGCGGCGTCGGTCGCGCTGTACGTTGCGGCGCGCTGGTTCGGCTGGAATTTCCGGGTTTATCCGGACCAGGAGTGGACCTTCAACCCGTTCTGCTGGCAGATGCTGATGGTGCTGGGCGGCTGGTTTGCCGTGACCGGCACGTCGGGCCGCGCGCTGCATGGCCTGTCCTGGCTGCGCGTGCTCGCAGGCGCCTATCTCGTATTCGCGATGGCAATCACGCTGATGCGACACTCGCCGACGCTAGCGGCCTATTTGCCGGATATCGTGCTCAACACCATCACGCCGACCGACAAGGAAGACCTCGCCCCCTATTGCGTGGTCCACTTCCTCGCGCTCGCTTTCCTCGCGACATATTTCGTCCCGGCCGATCATCCCGGCCTGCGACTGAAGCCGCTTCAGGCGGTGATCAGATGCGGCGAGGAATGGCTCGCGGTGTTCTGCGTCGGCGTGTTCCTGTCGTTTGCCGGCCATCTCATCCTGATCACCGGCGCCAATTTGGTGGTGATGCAGATTGCCGTGAGCCTGGCCGGCTTCGCGGCGATGGCCGCGGTCGCATATTACATCGCCTGGTCGAAGCGGCAGGACCTGCCCGCGGCCTTGCGGCAACAGGCCTAA
- a CDS encoding TetR/AcrR family transcriptional regulator has translation MGRPGVVMANGGDEGADGAPRRGRPRSIETTNAILQSAYALMATTGLAATTIDAIARHSSVSKMTIYKWWPSREALLIDAFLHHAAQMLPLPHASSGSPAARARRHAAAYAEALQGEFGKVQLAVISECISKTGSAELFYARYLQFRRDALIEMIAAGQNDGSILAEAPPQDLYDAIYGSLFYRYVFGIAPITPAYARTLVDLVLRPKS, from the coding sequence ATGGGGAGGCCGGGCGTGGTGATGGCGAATGGCGGGGATGAGGGAGCCGACGGCGCGCCCCGGCGCGGCCGGCCAAGGTCGATCGAGACCACCAACGCCATTCTCCAAAGCGCCTATGCGCTGATGGCCACTACCGGCCTTGCCGCCACCACCATTGACGCGATCGCGCGCCACTCCAGCGTCTCCAAGATGACGATCTACAAATGGTGGCCGTCGCGCGAAGCCTTGCTGATCGACGCCTTTCTTCACCATGCCGCGCAGATGCTGCCGCTGCCGCATGCAAGCTCGGGCAGCCCCGCCGCGCGCGCACGCCGCCATGCCGCCGCCTATGCCGAAGCCCTCCAGGGCGAGTTCGGCAAGGTCCAGCTCGCCGTCATCTCCGAATGCATCTCCAAGACCGGCTCGGCGGAGCTGTTCTACGCCCGCTACCTGCAATTCCGCCGCGACGCGCTGATCGAGATGATCGCCGCGGGCCAGAACGACGGCAGCATTCTGGCGGAAGCACCGCCCCAGGATCTCTACGACGCGATCTATGGCAGCCTGTTCTACCGCTACGTCTTCGGCATCGCGCCGATCACGCCGGCCTACGCGCGGACCCTGGTTGACCTCGTGCTGCGGCCGAAGAGCTAG
- a CDS encoding HWE histidine kinase domain-containing protein produces the protein MVRLGFIIGFIALLGALLSGLAAYRVHDQELALDRIALARAIDVHASLVQDRLTERELLARVASGLFRAPSVLKPNMLEPLRSAIYAFKTDFVVAGWVARLKPNELAAAQAAIASAGFPNPRIRSYEDKPIDPAGVTQPIDVLMDLEPRSNETKGLPGRSYDQDQVRGAMLARARVEKRSVASEPVALLRGDGSIGIIVAAPVIPEGATEPAGFITFSYELSSLMLTNDDMSLFAVALKDPRREGGELVANDQGVVSARPTAADGPAPSATRTVSFGGRDWQLGYYAKTNSARRAEQTAIIVAAIGLAITAMVCGLFGYVAYNNLRLSREIQVRIGFERRLTAVIDELNHRVKNILAVIQSIVTRTLRHGSDIDVARELLIGRIHAMSNVVSLLSESQWQGVKLKGLFEARAIPHADRIAVTGPDIAVSARAAQSLSLLFFELASHSDEGLSLVGKHPHITANWTVTNEGSGEVFYFRWEEFNTSEATRRPDSDFGLILLDRVAPEALGGTAKRYFTDVSYVYELTAPMETVEDMTERDRTDKLSAPIRPAR, from the coding sequence GTGGTCCGGCTGGGTTTCATCATCGGCTTCATTGCTCTTCTCGGGGCCTTGCTCTCCGGGCTTGCGGCTTATCGCGTCCACGACCAGGAGCTGGCGCTGGACCGGATCGCGCTGGCGCGCGCGATCGATGTCCATGCGAGCCTGGTCCAGGACCGGCTCACCGAGCGCGAACTGCTCGCGCGGGTTGCCTCCGGCCTGTTCCGGGCGCCGTCGGTGCTCAAGCCCAACATGCTCGAGCCGCTGCGCTCGGCCATCTACGCCTTCAAGACCGATTTCGTGGTGGCGGGCTGGGTCGCCCGCCTGAAGCCGAACGAGCTTGCCGCAGCACAAGCCGCGATCGCGAGCGCCGGCTTCCCCAATCCGCGAATCCGCAGCTATGAGGACAAGCCGATCGATCCGGCAGGTGTCACCCAGCCGATCGATGTGCTGATGGATCTCGAGCCGCGCAGCAACGAGACCAAGGGGCTGCCCGGCCGCAGTTACGACCAGGATCAGGTGCGCGGCGCCATGCTGGCGCGCGCCAGAGTGGAGAAGAGGTCGGTTGCCTCAGAACCGGTTGCCCTCCTGCGTGGCGACGGGTCGATCGGCATCATTGTGGCGGCTCCCGTCATCCCCGAGGGCGCGACGGAGCCGGCGGGCTTCATCACATTTTCCTATGAGCTCTCTTCCCTGATGCTGACCAACGACGACATGTCGTTGTTCGCGGTTGCGCTGAAGGATCCGCGCCGGGAGGGTGGCGAGTTGGTCGCCAACGATCAAGGCGTGGTCTCGGCCCGCCCGACAGCGGCCGATGGGCCGGCGCCGTCGGCGACGCGCACGGTGAGCTTCGGTGGTCGCGACTGGCAGCTCGGCTATTACGCCAAGACCAATTCGGCGCGCCGCGCCGAGCAGACTGCGATCATCGTGGCGGCGATCGGCCTTGCGATCACCGCGATGGTGTGCGGCCTGTTCGGCTATGTCGCCTACAACAATTTGCGGCTCAGCCGGGAAATCCAGGTCAGAATCGGCTTCGAGCGCCGGCTGACGGCTGTCATCGACGAGCTCAACCATCGGGTCAAAAACATCCTGGCGGTGATCCAGTCGATCGTGACCCGCACGCTGCGCCATGGCTCCGACATCGATGTCGCGCGCGAGCTCCTGATCGGCCGCATCCACGCCATGTCCAACGTCGTCTCGCTGCTCAGCGAGAGCCAGTGGCAGGGTGTCAAGCTGAAGGGCCTGTTCGAGGCGCGCGCCATCCCGCATGCCGACCGCATTGCCGTCACCGGTCCTGATATCGCAGTCAGCGCGCGCGCGGCGCAGAGTCTGTCGCTGCTGTTCTTCGAGCTCGCCTCGCACTCCGACGAGGGCCTGTCGCTGGTCGGCAAGCATCCGCACATCACTGCCAATTGGACGGTGACGAACGAGGGGTCCGGCGAGGTCTTCTATTTCCGCTGGGAGGAGTTCAACACCAGCGAAGCGACGCGCCGCCCCGATTCCGACTTCGGCCTGATCCTGCTCGACCGCGTCGCGCCCGAGGCGCTCGGCGGCACCGCCAAGCGCTATTTCACCGACGTCTCCTATGTCTACGAGCTGACCGCGCCGATGGAGACGGTCGAGGACATGACCGAGCGCGACCGCACCGACAAGCTGTCAGCACCGATCCGGCCTGCGCGGTAA
- a CDS encoding urease accessory protein UreF: MLMTTNEPVAARDLAECEAAALYRLMTWLSPAFPVGGFSYSSGIEWAVEAGDINDTASLADWLDAMLRDGSGFCDATFLVHAYRATEAGEGDTLGDIAELAAAFVPSRERQLETTSQGRAFIDIARAAWDADGLDAMVAACRTPLVYPVAVGVVAAMHGVPLAPTLHAFLHALVSNWISAASRLIPLGQTDSQRVLVRLEAAVAATANRALNATLDDVGGATFRADLASVRHETQYTRLFRS; this comes from the coding sequence ATGCTCATGACCACAAATGAGCCGGTCGCGGCCCGCGACCTCGCGGAGTGCGAGGCGGCGGCGCTGTACCGGTTGATGACCTGGCTGTCGCCGGCGTTTCCCGTCGGGGGCTTTTCCTACTCCAGCGGCATCGAATGGGCGGTCGAAGCCGGTGACATCAACGACACCGCGTCGCTGGCGGACTGGCTCGATGCGATGCTTCGCGATGGCTCTGGCTTCTGCGATGCGACGTTTCTGGTCCACGCCTATCGCGCCACTGAAGCGGGCGAGGGCGACACCTTGGGCGATATCGCCGAGCTCGCCGCGGCCTTCGTGCCGTCGCGCGAGCGGCAGCTGGAGACGACATCGCAGGGCCGTGCCTTCATCGACATCGCCCGCGCCGCGTGGGATGCAGACGGGCTGGATGCGATGGTTGCGGCATGCCGTACGCCACTGGTCTATCCCGTTGCCGTTGGCGTGGTCGCTGCGATGCACGGCGTGCCGCTGGCGCCGACGCTGCACGCCTTCCTGCATGCGCTGGTCTCGAACTGGATTTCCGCGGCCAGCCGGCTCATTCCGCTCGGCCAGACCGACAGCCAGCGCGTGCTGGTGAGGCTGGAAGCCGCGGTTGCCGCGACGGCGAATCGTGCGCTGAATGCGACATTGGACGATGTCGGCGGCGCGACGTTCCGCGCCGACCTCGCCAGCGTGCGGCACGAGACGCAATATACGCGGCTGTTCAGATCTTGA
- a CDS encoding urease accessory protein UreE codes for MIRATQVRGQHRFAEAPADTVVLDFDDRHRRRMAMTGTRGLEFLLDLENAVALRGGDALVLEDGRLVEVVAAPEPLLEIRGHDPHHLIRVGWHLGNRHLPTQIMAKSLRIRRDHVIEAMVKGLGARVIEIEAPFDPEGGAYADAGHAHGHDDHAHHDHGHDDHHGHDHHHDHAAHGDGHDHHHHHDEHCDHPDHHHGHKHAHDHK; via the coding sequence ATGATCCGGGCGACGCAGGTCAGGGGACAACACCGCTTCGCGGAAGCGCCGGCGGATACGGTCGTGCTCGATTTCGACGATCGACACCGCCGCCGCATGGCAATGACGGGGACGCGGGGACTCGAGTTCCTGCTCGACCTGGAGAATGCCGTCGCACTGCGCGGCGGCGATGCGCTGGTGTTGGAGGACGGCCGGCTGGTCGAGGTGGTCGCTGCGCCCGAGCCGCTGCTCGAGATCCGCGGCCACGATCCGCACCACCTTATTCGTGTCGGCTGGCATCTCGGCAATCGCCATCTGCCGACGCAGATCATGGCCAAGAGCCTGCGCATCCGCCGCGACCACGTCATCGAAGCCATGGTGAAGGGCCTCGGCGCGCGCGTGATCGAGATCGAGGCGCCGTTCGATCCCGAAGGCGGCGCCTATGCGGATGCCGGACATGCGCATGGACACGACGACCACGCGCATCACGATCACGGCCACGATGATCATCACGGTCATGATCACCATCATGATCATGCCGCACATGGCGACGGTCACGATCACCATCACCACCACGACGAGCATTGCGATCACCCCGACCATCACCACGGCCACAAGCATGCTCATGACCACAAATGA
- a CDS encoding putative quinol monooxygenase: MIYVVATLTIKPETRAEFIAAATACIKETRKEPGNIAYDLHESVTDPAKMVFVEQWENAEALVPHRAMEHMKTFGRVAVKCFTAPPKIEVITPEKVETR, from the coding sequence GTGATCTACGTCGTCGCCACCTTGACCATCAAGCCTGAAACGCGCGCCGAATTCATTGCAGCCGCCACCGCCTGCATCAAGGAGACGCGGAAAGAGCCCGGCAATATCGCCTATGATCTGCATGAGAGCGTCACCGATCCCGCCAAGATGGTGTTCGTCGAGCAGTGGGAGAATGCCGAGGCGCTGGTGCCGCATCGCGCCATGGAGCACATGAAGACGTTCGGCCGCGTCGCGGTGAAGTGTTTTACGGCGCCGCCGAAGATCGAAGTGATCACGCCCGAGAAGGTCGAGACACGGTAA
- the ureC gene encoding urease subunit alpha, whose protein sequence is MSVKIKRSVYADMFGPTTGDKVRLADTDLIIEVEKDFTSYGEEVKFGGGKVIRDGMGQSQVTNKQGAADTVITNALIVDHWGIVKADVAIKDGMIAGIGKAGNPDIQPGVTIIIGPGTDVIAGEGKILTAGGFDSHIHFICPQQIEHALMSGVTSMLGGGTGPSHGTFATTCTPGPWHMGRMIQSFDAFPVNLGVSGKGNASRPAALVEMIKAGACALKLHEDWGTTPAAIDNCLSVADDYDIQVMIHTDTLNESGFVEDTIKAFKGRTIHAFHTEGAGGGHAPDIIKVAGLKNVLPSSTNPTRPFTRNTIDEHLDMLMVCHHLDPSIAEDLAFAESRIRKETIAAEDILHDLGALSMISSDSQAMGRLGEVIIRTWQTADKMKKQRGSLPQDKGKDNDNFRVKRYIAKYTINPAIAHGVSKLIGSVEKGKLADLVLWSPAFFGVKPDCVVKGGMIVAAPMGDPNASIPTPQPVHYQPMFGAFGKARTASSVVFTSKAAITGGLARKLGIDKKLYAVQNTRGKISKKSMIHNDATPNIEVDPETYEVRADGELLTCAPAEVLPMAQRYFMY, encoded by the coding sequence ATGTCCGTCAAAATAAAGCGTTCCGTCTATGCCGACATGTTCGGCCCGACCACCGGCGACAAGGTGCGGCTGGCCGACACGGATCTCATCATCGAGGTCGAGAAGGACTTCACCAGCTACGGCGAGGAAGTGAAGTTCGGCGGCGGCAAGGTGATCCGCGACGGCATGGGCCAGTCGCAGGTCACCAACAAGCAGGGCGCGGCCGACACAGTCATCACCAATGCGCTGATCGTCGATCACTGGGGCATCGTGAAGGCCGACGTCGCGATCAAGGACGGCATGATCGCCGGCATCGGCAAGGCCGGCAATCCCGACATCCAGCCCGGTGTCACCATCATCATCGGCCCCGGCACGGACGTGATCGCGGGTGAAGGCAAGATCCTCACCGCGGGCGGCTTCGACAGCCACATCCATTTCATCTGTCCGCAGCAGATCGAGCACGCGCTGATGTCGGGCGTCACCTCGATGCTAGGGGGCGGCACCGGCCCCTCGCACGGCACGTTCGCCACCACCTGCACGCCGGGGCCGTGGCACATGGGGCGGATGATCCAATCGTTCGACGCATTCCCGGTCAATCTCGGCGTCTCCGGCAAGGGCAACGCCTCGCGGCCCGCCGCGCTGGTCGAGATGATCAAGGCCGGCGCCTGTGCGCTGAAGCTGCACGAAGACTGGGGCACCACGCCTGCCGCGATCGACAATTGCCTGTCGGTCGCCGACGACTACGACATCCAGGTGATGATCCACACCGACACGCTCAACGAATCCGGCTTCGTCGAGGATACGATCAAGGCGTTCAAAGGCCGCACCATCCACGCCTTCCACACCGAGGGCGCCGGCGGCGGTCACGCCCCCGATATCATCAAGGTCGCAGGGCTGAAGAACGTGCTGCCGTCCTCGACCAACCCGACGCGGCCCTTCACGCGCAACACCATCGACGAGCATCTGGACATGCTGATGGTGTGCCACCACCTCGATCCCTCGATCGCGGAAGACCTGGCGTTCGCCGAAAGCCGCATTCGTAAGGAGACCATCGCGGCCGAGGACATCCTGCATGATCTCGGCGCGCTCTCGATGATCTCCTCGGACTCCCAGGCCATGGGCCGCCTCGGCGAGGTCATCATCCGGACCTGGCAGACCGCCGACAAGATGAAGAAGCAGCGCGGTTCGCTGCCGCAGGACAAAGGCAAGGACAACGACAATTTCCGCGTCAAGCGCTACATCGCCAAATACACGATCAATCCCGCGATCGCCCATGGCGTTTCGAAGCTGATCGGCTCGGTGGAGAAGGGCAAGCTCGCCGATCTCGTGCTGTGGTCGCCGGCCTTCTTCGGCGTCAAGCCGGATTGCGTCGTCAAGGGCGGCATGATCGTCGCCGCTCCCATGGGCGATCCCAACGCCTCGATCCCGACCCCGCAACCGGTGCATTATCAGCCAATGTTCGGCGCCTTCGGCAAGGCGCGCACCGCGTCCTCGGTGGTGTTCACCTCGAAGGCCGCCATCACCGGCGGCCTCGCGCGTAAGCTCGGCATCGACAAGAAGCTCTATGCGGTCCAGAACACCCGCGGAAAAATCTCGAAGAAAAGCATGATCCACAACGACGCCACGCCCAATATCGAGGTCGATCCTGAGACCTATGAGGTCCGCGCCGACGGCGAGCTTTTGACCTGCGCCCCCGCCGAGGTGCTGCCGATGGCGCAGCGATATTTCATGTACTGA